A single region of the Candidatus Eisenbacteria bacterium genome encodes:
- a CDS encoding glycine cleavage T C-terminal barrel domain-containing protein yields MVLQLTGPDTASFLQGLASQDLAPGSSKRSYFLTEKGRPLALAWVHVVEDGASAWVVADDGAKETLLPHFERFRVMEDVDFQDVSGKCTVLGVASGSGAHGVAPDRAGVIRILAEPLSVLLVPSSEDCTFPTVDPAVFEPWRLAVGLARTGVDFDVSRIATELADPGAVSLTKGCYVGQEVVARTSNRGQVRRRLVGLRFDGATPLPPQAAIKSSDAVVGHVTSSAIVPGTTQGVGLAYVSSEALSLGSDLVTLQGDTTIALRIAPEAHLPS; encoded by the coding sequence GTGGTTCTTCAGCTTACGGGCCCTGACACGGCGTCGTTCCTTCAGGGCCTCGCCTCGCAGGACCTCGCCCCCGGCTCGTCGAAACGCTCCTACTTCCTGACGGAGAAGGGCCGCCCGCTCGCGCTCGCGTGGGTCCACGTCGTCGAGGACGGCGCCTCCGCCTGGGTCGTCGCCGACGATGGCGCGAAGGAGACGCTCCTTCCACACTTCGAGCGATTCCGGGTCATGGAGGACGTCGACTTCCAGGACGTGAGCGGGAAGTGCACGGTGCTCGGCGTGGCGAGCGGCTCCGGCGCGCATGGAGTCGCTCCTGACCGAGCCGGGGTGATCCGGATCCTCGCGGAGCCACTCTCGGTCCTTCTGGTCCCGTCGAGTGAAGACTGCACGTTCCCGACGGTCGATCCGGCAGTCTTCGAGCCCTGGCGCCTGGCGGTGGGGCTCGCGCGGACCGGCGTCGACTTCGATGTTTCGAGGATCGCGACCGAGCTCGCGGACCCCGGCGCGGTTTCACTCACGAAGGGCTGCTATGTGGGCCAGGAGGTCGTCGCCCGGACCTCGAACAGGGGTCAGGTGAGACGCCGCCTCGTCGGGCTCCGATTCGACGGGGCCACCCCGCTTCCGCCACAAGCCGCTATAAAATCATCAGATGCAGTCGTCGGCCACGTGACGAGCTCGGCGATCGTCCCCGGGACCACGCAGGGCGTCGGGCTGGCATATGTCTCGAGCGAAGCCCTTTCCCTCGGGTCCGATCTCGTTACCCTGCAAGGAGACACGACGATCGCACTCCGGATCGCACCGGAGGCGCACCTTCCGAGTTGA
- a CDS encoding matrixin family metalloprotease has protein sequence MNRNRIRFALAVILCGALAFSLASPASAFVVIARQATPTSPVVQAHWFPSELPLESIINPANNDKPSATALATVLASGEVWEDISTSFFTYGGTEYTGAPGELAPALAFDGQNSVFFDGPGTNFPTAGVIAFVRSIIDASDGHTLDADMVFNDRDFWWSVTSPGLEPAPAGQSSVDLQSVATHEYGHYFSLDHTSVLGCTMIPFIQNNTTQRTLELDDR, from the coding sequence ATGAATCGCAATCGAATTCGCTTCGCGCTCGCCGTGATCCTGTGCGGGGCCTTGGCGTTCAGCCTCGCTAGTCCGGCATCCGCATTCGTTGTCATCGCGCGCCAGGCGACGCCGACGAGCCCCGTCGTGCAGGCGCACTGGTTCCCGTCCGAGCTTCCTCTGGAGAGCATCATCAATCCGGCGAACAACGACAAACCCTCCGCGACCGCACTCGCCACCGTTCTGGCGTCGGGCGAGGTGTGGGAGGACATTTCGACCTCGTTCTTCACCTACGGCGGCACCGAGTACACCGGCGCCCCGGGTGAGCTGGCGCCGGCCCTCGCGTTCGACGGGCAGAACAGCGTCTTCTTCGACGGCCCGGGCACGAACTTCCCCACGGCCGGTGTGATCGCGTTCGTGCGCTCGATCATCGACGCTTCGGACGGACACACGCTCGACGCGGACATGGTCTTCAACGATCGTGACTTCTGGTGGTCGGTCACCTCGCCCGGTCTGGAGCCGGCTCCCGCCGGACAGAGCTCGGTCGATCTCCAGTCGGTCGCGACCCACGAGTACGGCCACTACTTCAGCCTGGATCACACCAGCGTGCTCGGCTGCACGATGATCCCGTTCATCCAGAACAACACGACCCAGCGCACGCTGGAGCTGGACGACCGG